DNA from Candidatus Zixiibacteriota bacterium:
ATCATTACTTCTCCCCTTTCCCGTGCGGCGCGGAGGTGTCGTGGCAGCGCACGCAGAGCTCCCGCCCGGGATCACCGAGCAAGAGCGCCGTATTGTCGGAGCTGTGCGGCGAATGGCAACTGGTGCAGACGAGCGGGTCGCCACGCGGATCCTTGACCGCACCCCCCATCGGATGGAAATGCGTCTTGGATGCATCTTCATGGCAGGTCAAGCATAGCTCCATGATGTCATCATCGGTCAGAAGTCGCGCGTTGCTGCCACCGTGCGGCGTGTGGCAGGTGGCGCAATTCTCCTTGGCCGGGGGATGCACATGAGTCCGCGTGAGACTCACGGTCGGATGGCAGCCGAGGCAGACGGCGAACCCGCTTTGGCGCAAGAGGGCCGGCGTGTCGCCGACGTGCGGCGAATGGCAGGCCATGCATTGGGCACTGTCGGCCATGGCCAAGTGCGGGACCGGGTTGCCGTCGATCTCCGCCAACGTCGCCGCATGACACTTCCCGCAGAGCGCGCGATCCCCTTTGATCTTGTGCGTGGCTCCGGCGGAATGGCAACTGTTGCAAGTACGGGCCTGGAAGGGCTGGTGCTCAACCCGCTTGAGCAGTGCCGCCGTCCCCACGGGAGCGGCATGCGGATCGTGGCAGGACATGCAATCGCCGCTCCGGCCACCCGGATGGGCGGCGCGCCACTTGTCGGTCGCCAGATCATGGCATCGGGCACACAGTTGATTGGGCGCGGCGCACAGCAGCATCGGTTCCGCCGACGCATGGCCCGCATGGCAGGCCAGGCACCCCTTGTCGAGCGCCCCATGTCGCTGTCCCTTGTCGAGCCGCTCCTTCATCGCCGTATGACATCCCAGACACAGGGCGTTCGGCGACTGCACCAACAACCGGGCATTCTCCGACCCATGGGGGGCATGACAGGATCGACACATCCCCTGCACGTAGGGTGGATGCTGGTTCGGCTCCTTGGCGGTCTGGTGACATTGGCGACAGAGCCCCGGGGCATCCGCCACGAGGAGCTTCTCGTAGTTGGCGGTGTGGGCGCCATGACACGAGGTACATTCGCCGTCCTTGGCCGGTGCGTGGACCGTCGCCAGGGATAACTGGGCGCCGGTTTCCTCATGGCAGTTCAGGCACAGACCCGGCTGTGGCTCATTGAGCGTCGCGCTCCCGGCGGCGGAGTGACATGCTTCGCAGTTGCCCTCTGAGAACGGGGCATGCTTCAGTCGACGCAAGAGTCCGCGCTGGCCGGACGCGTGCGGATCGTGGCACTGCGTGCAGCCACCTGTCCCCGCATTGATCCCTTGATGGGCCGGGTTGCTCTGGAGACTGGCCAACGCGTGACACTCCTGGCAAAGATCGGCGGCGGGCTTCAGCAGCAGATTCGCCTCCGCCGATTCGTGCGGCGCGTGGCAAATGCGGCAGTCGCCCTTCTTCACCGGCGAATGCAGGACCGGCTGGTCCCGCCACGCCTGCACCTGGTCACGATGGCAGGTCTGACAGAGACTCACGTCGGTGCTGTCCAACTTCGGGTAGCGCAGAACTGCGCCCATCGGTGTCGGCTCGACCTGTCGACGTGGCCCCAAAAGCCCCTTCCGATCGCTGCCGTGGGGATTGTGGCAGCCGCTGCATTCGCCCGACGCGAACGGGGCATGCACCGATCGGCTGCCGGCCTCCGGTGCTGCCGTATGGCAATCTCTGCACAGATCTCCCTGATTCTTGAGTAGCAGGTTCGCCGCCGGAGCTTCGTGCGCCCCATGACAAACCGCGCAATCCTCTGCCGGTGAGTGTTGGACCGGCCCGGCCACGAAATGCGCGATGTTCTGGTGGCAACCAAAGCACAAAGACGGGATCTCGGCGCGCAGGTTGTGCCCCGGACCGGCGTGTGGGTCGTGACAGAAGAAGCAGTCCCCCTGTTTGACCGGCTCGTGCGACACCATCATTGGCGTCAACTCCGGCTCATGGCAACCCGAACAGGTCGACCGCGGATCGGTCAGCAGCAGCGCCGGTTGGGTGCTTGTATGGGGCGCATGGCAATCCCGGCACGCCAGTCCCGCGGACTCGAGGTGGCTGGAATGGACATACTTGTCCTGCCCATGGCACCCAAGGCAGAGTTGATCGCCCGCGGACTTGAGCAACTTCGGTTGGTCGGCGCCGTGCGGGTCGTGGCAGGCCTGACATTGTCCGGCCTTGACCGGCGCATGCACGCTCGGCGCTCCAGCCAATTGCTGGGCGCTCATCTCCTCATGACAGCCCTGGCAGAGCTCTGCCACACCCCCGCGCAGGAGTTCCGACCGGCTGGAACGGTGGGCGGAGTGGCAGGTGTAGCACTCGCCACCGGCCGCAGGGGCATGGGGAACGGCCTTGGCCAACTTCGTTTCGATGTCGTCATGGCAGGGTTGGCATCCGCTCCATGTCGAGTCCGCCGGACCGATACTCCCCCCGGCCGTCGTAGCTGTATGGCAGGCATCACATTGTCCCGCGCCGACCGGCTGATGGACCCGATCGCCGACAAGCTTTGGACGAGTGGAGCGATGTGGATCGTGGCACCCGGTGCAGGTCAGTCCGGTCATCACGAGACTGCGACTCGCGTGCGCCGACGCCGTCTTCTCCCCGGGGTGACAGGACCCACACAGGGAATCAACATCCGACTTCAGAAGGC
Protein-coding regions in this window:
- a CDS encoding cytochrome c3 family protein → MRHPTRFVILLAASLLLLVAVPAVIRAQPKSCYSCHQEKAGEYNRKYRHAPVAKEDCEACHLRHGFANMLVLKKTGKALCTLCHTDFDSTLARSGPVVHPAVTEGLCNTCHNPHASDRPGLLREVDGGLACFVCHENLKDTTGHPVAHAPFGERRCQVCHESHAGTHTGLLKSDVDSLCGSCHPGEKTASAHASRSLVMTGLTCTGCHDPHRSTRPKLVGDRVHQPVGAGQCDACHTATTAGGSIGPADSTWSGCQPCHDDIETKLAKAVPHAPAAGGECYTCHSAHRSSRSELLRGGVAELCQGCHEEMSAQQLAGAPSVHAPVKAGQCQACHDPHGADQPKLLKSAGDQLCLGCHGQDKYVHSSHLESAGLACRDCHAPHTSTQPALLLTDPRSTCSGCHEPELTPMMVSHEPVKQGDCFFCHDPHAGPGHNLRAEIPSLCFGCHQNIAHFVAGPVQHSPAEDCAVCHGAHEAPAANLLLKNQGDLCRDCHTAAPEAGSRSVHAPFASGECSGCHNPHGSDRKGLLGPRRQVEPTPMGAVLRYPKLDSTDVSLCQTCHRDQVQAWRDQPVLHSPVKKGDCRICHAPHESAEANLLLKPAADLCQECHALASLQSNPAHQGINAGTGGCTQCHDPHASGQRGLLRRLKHAPFSEGNCEACHSAAGSATLNEPQPGLCLNCHEETGAQLSLATVHAPAKDGECTSCHGAHTANYEKLLVADAPGLCRQCHQTAKEPNQHPPYVQGMCRSCHAPHGSENARLLVQSPNALCLGCHTAMKERLDKGQRHGALDKGCLACHAGHASAEPMLLCAAPNQLCARCHDLATDKWRAAHPGGRSGDCMSCHDPHAAPVGTAALLKRVEHQPFQARTCNSCHSAGATHKIKGDRALCGKCHAATLAEIDGNPVPHLAMADSAQCMACHSPHVGDTPALLRQSGFAVCLGCHPTVSLTRTHVHPPAKENCATCHTPHGGSNARLLTDDDIMELCLTCHEDASKTHFHPMGGAVKDPRGDPLVCTSCHSPHSSDNTALLLGDPGRELCVRCHDTSAPHGKGEK